The Paenibacillus sp. FSL R7-0345 DNA segment GACCAATACGCGATGTTCAAGGTTAAGCTGCCGGAGTATCTGCCGGAGGGCTTTGCTTTTGACCGGGGGGAATTCTACAAGTCGGAGGAAGGCGTTAACGGCAAGTATCTCGATCTGTTCTTTAGCAGTGAGCATGAAGGGCAGGACCTCAAAATGCATTTCCGTTATTCCGACAAGGAAACGGCCTACGAAATGTCTTTCGACGGTAAAGTGGAACCGTTAAAGATTAATGGTGTTGACGCCGTAATGATGGATGACCGGAATCTGGACTGGGAAGCCGACGGCGTGTTGTACAATATTGTATCCCACGGTTTGGACCGGGAAGAGGTGCTGAAGATCGCCGAATCGCTCCGTTAACCGGAGGCTGTACGGTATCGGCTGGAAATATAAAAGAGGAGCCCGCCCTGGTGCGGGCTCTTTCTGCTGCCTTGGGGCAGGCCAGACATCAGGATTTAATATAGTGCAGGCAGCGCCGGAGGAAACGTCTGGTATATACAAAGGAAGCATACAGCAGCAGAGCCAGTACGAGTCCTAACGGAAAACTGAGGATACGCGGCAGATCATACCCGGGATAAAGGGTGAGTGAGACGCCCTTCCAGCCGAATAATCCTAGAAAAGCTGCTATTACGGATAGGATTGAACAAACTGCGCTGCCGGCTGTCCACACACCCAGAATTGGAAGCATAAACAGGCTGACAAAGATTTTGCCGGCAAGGGATGCAGCATTTTTGCGGAAAGCAGTAGCGTTATTCATTCCGTTATTCATTCTGGCGTTCCTCCTGGACCGTTGAGTTTTATGATCTTCGTTACCGTGGAGGCCTTGTCGATATGCAGGCTTTCCGTATAACACACCTCCTGAATGTGGCAGCCCGGTCCGATGCTGATCCTGCTGCCGCAGACCCTTTCAGCTGATGTATGCTCAAGATTAAGCGATTCGCCTTCCAGCAGGCGGCAGTCTAATCTGTGAAAAGGTCCCTTGAGCAAAGGAAAAGCAAGCAGGGAGCCGCTCACGGTCAGGGAGCCCTGTGTTATCAGCTGATTTATTCTGCTGCGGGCGCTAAGGCGGATGATTACCGATTCGGCAACGGTCAGCCGGCCCAGCTGAACAGCCCCTTTTGCCAGAAAGGTTACTGCCGTAATATCTTCTGCCGCCGACAGGTATCCGCTGGACCGGACATGCCCTGCCTCCAGGCTATGTACCCTCAGGCTTCCGAAGCTGTCGACCTGTTCCGCCAGACAATGCCTGGCAATCCGGCATTCTCCCGAAACCTTAAGCCGGCCTGCAGTCACTGTTCCTGACGCTTTGAAATGGCCAAACACATCAACTGTGGACGCAGTCAAATCTTTACGCCGGGTATGGGCACCTCTTACCTTAAAAGGAGGCATATCTGCTGTCACCGTTTTGGCGGATGGATTAAGCATATAGTGATCACCTTCATCTAAATTTATTTTAATAATTAAAATATATATTCATTATAATATATAGTCAATAAAATAAATTTCGCTCCGGCATACAAAAAAAAACCGCCTCATCAACGAGGCAGTGCTGGACGGAGCTTATTGGCTGGTAATTTCATTCATCAGGCTGTTGATCTGGTGAAGAGTATCTGTAAACTTGTGCAGCTCGGCGGCCTCAAACCTGTCGAACAGCTGCAGAATCCGCCGGGTGCCTTCACCGGTAATTTCGATGTTGACCACCCTGCGGTCCTCATTCGTGCGGACCCGCTGAATGAGGCCGGCCTCTTCCAGCTTGTCACACATGGAGGAGGCAGCGCCCGGTGTGACAACAAATCTTTCGGCGATTTCCGTTATCTTCAGGCTGCCGGCCAGCTGTAGCTGAAACAGGAGCATGAGCTGATTCTGGCTCAGGGTTTCTTTCTGAGTGATGCGTTCAATGAATACCTGTGATTTCTGCTGAACGGCAGCCATTGTATCCATAAGGCCAAGGATAGCCTGTGATTTTTGTTGATCCGTGCTCATCGGCAGACACGCTCCATAACTATTTTAGTTATTAAAATATATAGAGATTATAACTTTATTGCCCGGAAGCAGCAAGAAATGTCCTGCGGTGAGAAGGATATCTTATTTATAATTGGCTTAACCGTTGCAATCAGGGAGGAGGTGGAGCCTATTGATTATATAGAATGTCTGCAGAGAACGATTGATTATATTGAGGAGAGGCTTAAGGAGCCGCTTTCTATTGAAGAATGCGCTCAATATGCCGGCTTCTCCAAGTTTCATTTTCACCGGCTGTTTGGCATTCATCTCGATGTCACTCTGATGGAGTATGTCCGCAGAAGGCGGCTGGGGTATGCGATGCTGGAGGTTATGCAGGGAAAAAGAATACTGGACATTGCACTCGATTACGGCTACAGCTCAGAGCGGGCGTTCAGCAGAGCCTTTCAGCAGGAGTTCGGCCAATTGCCCAGCAGCTGCAGGAATGCAGGCTATATTATGCCGCCTAAGCCGGTATTGGGCCAGCAGGTTAATCAATTACGCGGAGGTGGAACAGTGGATTATTTAAGTGAGGTATCTATTGGCAGCCTGGAGTCCATGGATGTTGTGAGCGGAAAAAAAATCAGCCGTAATCCGGAGGAGGAAGTCATTGCAATGGTCACGGATTGGGCCCTGCACAACGGGGTGGCCGGAGCAAGGCAATTCGGGTTCGATGTGCCTGTTACTGACGGGGAGCAGGAAAAGGGTTTGCGCGGCTATGAATATTGGATAGCGGTTGATCAGCAGCCCGGCTCTCTGGACTCCAAGCTAAGTTATAAGCATGTGGAAGGCTGTAAATATGCTGTGCTGCGGATTACCGAGCCGTTCGCTGATCCTTTTGAGCGGATTCCGCTGGGCTGGAAGAAGCTGGCGGCCTGGGTAAACAGTAAGGGGTACCAGACTTCTTGTACCCAAGAGCGTTTTTGGCTTGAAGAAAAGCTTGAGCACGGCAATTCAGTCTTTATGGATCTCTACTTTCCAATTGAATAGCAGCTATCAGCGCAGCCCGACATCATGGAAGCGGTTGGCAATCGGCTCATGCAGCAGCGTCCGGATCGACTGGATAGCTGCTGTTTCCGCTGCCCGGGCAGCGTGAAATAAGTCTATGAAGGAGCTGCCGGGTTCAGACAGAGCGCCAGGTGTGCTGTTCATCTCCGTAGAGTCCAGCATTTTTTCATACAGGGTGGCCAATTTAGCATAGTGCCCGGCTACCTCTTGTGAAGCAGCCCAGTAGCTTACGGCAGACCGTGTATATTGTGCGGTATCACGTTTGGCTGCGGCGTAGACAGAGATGGTTTCATAGGCGCCTGCAGCATCATAATTGCCGGAATGCAGCGCGTTAAGGATAGCTTCATAGGCGGCGAGCCCGCAGGCATAGTCTGCTTCGGGAAGCATAATATCGGGCGATTCTGCTCTGAATACTGCCTGGATGTAGGATTCCTTGATGACCTGCAGCACATCGGTTTCAAGGAGATTTTCATAGATCTGATAATAACAATAGGGCGATTGATTCAGGCCCAGTTCGGCAAAAGACAGCTCCTGTGCCCCGGCCGACCGGCCGTCCAGGTAGTAGAACAGCTGCTTTGTTTCGTGGTAACCGTTCACAATAACAAATCCGTCCTTCCACAGGACGGCGGCGGTGCCGCGGTCGATGGAGCTTTTGATGTCCCGGACAGCCTGACGCTGATAAAGGGGGAAGGTTGGTGTGAAATGGAATCCGCCCCACTGTGAAGCAGTAACACCGATCAGGTCGCAGGCCACCAGATGCTCTGCCATCCAGTTGTAGGCGGTAGCTGAATCGGTATGAAGCTGCCGGTGGACAGAGAAGCGGAAGCACGCCCCGGTCATTCCGGCGAGCATCGGCTTGGGCAGGCTAAACCAGCCCTTGGCCGCAAGTACACCGTACAAAGCATCTGTAAAAGAAAGGGACTCCGCTCTGAACTGAACGGAGGGAAGTATAATTGCGCTCATAGATCATCCTGCTTTCTGGAGAGGAGTTGTTAGCTACCTGGCGGTATGGGCGCCCCACCGGGGAACAAGCGACCGTTTACGGTCAGGGTAGCGTCCGGAGATCAGGCGGATGAGTAACATAGCCCGGTCTTCCAGAGCTTCAGCCTGTCTAAGCACGTTGCCTAATGAAGCCTGCCGGCTTTCCGGCAGCTTCTGCCCTTTGGAAAGGGCAGGCAGTACTGCCTGGATCTCCGGACCAGTAAGATCTGTGAGCTCCCCGTATAGAAGGAGAACCTCGTCAAGGCCCGGTAACCGCCACTGAACCTCCTGCAGATAATCCCTGATTTCTATGCGTGAATAGAGGTAGGAAGCTAATAGATAGCCGGCACCTTCAGCATGGTAATCGTTTTGCTCTAGTGCATTAATTACATATCTGTAGGCCTGCCGGCCGGAGGCAATCTCCTGATCGGGAAGCGTTTTGTATGGAGTTTCCCAGTCATACAGTGCGAGCCGCAGTGATTCCAGTACAGCATCTGTCAGCGGAATGCTCACCTGATCCCCAAAAATCCGGCAATACCAAAAGGAGGTAAAATTGATCCCAAAATTGTCGTACAGCAGTACTTGTGTACCTGTGGAACTGCCGTTCTGAAGATAAAAGATTTCAGCTTCATCGTCATAGCCTTGAATAACGCCGAACTCTGGTATCCAATATACGGCACCAATACCGGAATCAATGCTTTGACGGACCCAGTTGACGGCATCCTGCTGATAGCTCCCGAAGGAGCTGTGTCTTGAGCGTCCGGCATCGTAGACGGTATAGTGCCCCAGGTTATCGATGCCAGGGCTATGCTCGGTTCCCCACTGTCCATAGGCGGTGACCGAATGGGGGAGCAGCCTGCGGTGGGCAGCGAACTTGAAAGCCATGCCGCTGAGTCCGGACAGCATAAACTTGGGCCCGTCAAACCGGCCGGCTGCGGTCAGAATAGCGTAGGCTGCATCTGTAAAGGATTTTGACTCCCGGCGCATCTGAATATGATCCAGTATCATTAATTTGGTTCCTCCGGGTTCAGTAAATGGAGTACAGTCCTGCATCTGGCGGCAACTTT contains these protein-coding regions:
- a CDS encoding AraC family transcriptional regulator yields the protein MEPIDYIECLQRTIDYIEERLKEPLSIEECAQYAGFSKFHFHRLFGIHLDVTLMEYVRRRRLGYAMLEVMQGKRILDIALDYGYSSERAFSRAFQQEFGQLPSSCRNAGYIMPPKPVLGQQVNQLRGGGTVDYLSEVSIGSLESMDVVSGKKISRNPEEEVIAMVTDWALHNGVAGARQFGFDVPVTDGEQEKGLRGYEYWIAVDQQPGSLDSKLSYKHVEGCKYAVLRITEPFADPFERIPLGWKKLAAWVNSKGYQTSCTQERFWLEEKLEHGNSVFMDLYFPIE
- a CDS encoding MarR family transcriptional regulator, which gives rise to MSTDQQKSQAILGLMDTMAAVQQKSQVFIERITQKETLSQNQLMLLFQLQLAGSLKITEIAERFVVTPGAASSMCDKLEEAGLIQRVRTNEDRRVVNIEITGEGTRRILQLFDRFEAAELHKFTDTLHQINSLMNEITSQ